From a region of the Trichoderma atroviride chromosome 6, complete sequence genome:
- a CDS encoding uncharacterized protein (EggNog:ENOG41~TransMembrane:14 (i101-126o138-157i169-188o194-214i226-249o255-279i291-313o325-344i364-386o398-419i426-445o457-483i495-516o567-585i)): MTAKQSESRKGRPAVAASERTPLLRSNGSDYDAVSPRSGNGAVAVAAKPKRHLRNDGDAEQLLAGDDSGYGGESDYSSYSDDSDDQGETTVIAEKVSFSKLCLIMGTAYLGVFLGAIDSTIIATLSAPISSEFQSLSLLSWLATAYLISNAACQPISGRLTDIFGRGPGLVFSNIFFAAGNLICGLAQSSSVMILGRVIAGIGGGGLMSISTFLGSDLIPLRNRGIAQGIGNICYGSGAMMGGIFGGLMNDHTKLGWRLAFLVQVPPAILSAVAVAILVRVPPKQSEKSYLARIDFGGVFFTVSFLVLLLLGVNAGGNIVPWTHPLPLTTIPLSFAAFAGFLWWESRATQPIIPVRLLLDRTVLSACMCNFLSTMVTMQGIFYIPLYLQVRGDSSTGAGLKMLPSPVGISVGSLVAGYFMKKTGRYVELGIGSLVMIILGVGMFNTQDESTPGWVTMIAFFFTGGGYGAMLTTTLLACIAAVDHSQQAVITSATYLARSLGGTIGITVGSAIYQNILSSRLWQRFGDEPHAGEIIQHIRDDLNFLKHLPEGWQDGVMSSFMEAFKSVWLAMLCLSIGAFVCVSLMRQHVLHETISRR; encoded by the exons ATGACTGCAAAGCAAAGCGAGTCTCGCAAAGGCCGCCCGGCCGTCGCGGCTTCGGAGCGCACGCCGCTGCTGAGATCCAACGGATCTGACTACGACGCTGTGTCTCCCAGAAGCGGCAATGGGGCGGTTGCAGTCGCAGCGAAGCCGAAGCGCCATCTGCgcaatgatggcgatgcggagcagctgctggcgggTGACGATAGTGGCTATGGCGGCGAGAGCGACTACAGCAGCTACAGCGATGATAGCGACGACCAAGGCGAGACGACGGTGATTGCCGAGAAGGTGtccttctccaagctgtGCCTCATCATGGGAACCGCCTATCTGGGCGTGTTTCTCGGAGCGATCGATTCGACAATTATCGCGACGCTTTCAGCACCCATCTCTAGTGAATTTCAATCGCTCAGTCTGCTGTCATGGCTGGCGACTGCCTACCTCATCTCCAATGCTGCGTGCCAGCCCATCTCTGGCCGCTTGACGGATATCTTTGGCCGTGGCCCCGGCCTGGTTTTcagcaacatcttcttcgcgGCTGGAAACCTCATCTGCGGCCTGGCTCAGAGCTCCAGCGTCATGATTCTCGGCCGTGTCATTGcaggcattggcggcggcggcttgaTGAGCATCTCGACCTTCTTGGGATCCGATTTGATCCCTCTGCGCAACCGCGGCATCGCCCAGGGCATCGGCAACATCTGCTATGGATCCGGAGCCATGATGGGAGGTATCTTTGGCGGGCTGATGAACGATCACACCAAACTGGGCTGGAGACTGGCCTTCCTCGTCCAGGTCCCTCCGGCAATCCTCTCCGCCGTGGCCGTAGCGATTCTCGTCAGAGTACCACCAAAGCAATCGGAAAAGTCGTACCTTGCACGTATCGACTTTGGCGGCGTCTTCTTTACCGTCTCTTTCCTcgttcttctgcttctgggtGTCAACGCAGGTGGAAACATCGTCCCATGGACTCACCCTCTGCCTCTTACAACCATTCCGCTCTCCTTTGCTGCATTTGCTGGTTTCTTGTGGTGGGAAAGCAGAGCAACGCAGCCCATCATTCCGGTTAGGCTTCTCCTTGACCGCACAGTACTTTCGGCCTGCATGTGCAACTTTCTCTCCACAATGGTAACTATGCAGGGCATCTTTTACATCCCACTCTATCTCCAGGTTCGTGGCGATTCTTCAACGGGTGCGGGTCTAAAGATGCTGCCTTCACCTGTCGGTATTTCTGTCGGATCTTTGGTAGCCGGCTACTTTATGAAGAAGACTGGCAGATATGTCGAGCTGGGAATCGGCAGCTTGGTGATGATTATTCTGGGAGTCGGCATGTTCAATACGCAGGACGAATCTACTCCAGGATGGGTGACCATgattgccttcttctttacGGGTGGGGGCTACGGCGCCATGCTGACGACGACTCTGCTGGCGTGCATTGCGGCTGTTGATCACTCACAGCAGGCTGTCATCACATCAGCAACCT ACCTTGCCCGCAGCCTAGGCGGTACAATTGGCATAACAGTTGGTTCTGCCATCTATCAAAACATCCTCAGCTCTCGCCTCTGGCAGCGATTTGGTGACGAGCCGCATGCCGGCGAAATCATTCAACACATCCGTGACGATCTCAATTTCTTGAAACATCTGCCCGAGGGATGGCAGGATGGAGTGATGAGCTCATTCATGGAGGCATTCAAGAGcgtctggctggccatgCTCTGCTTGTCCATTGGCGCCTTCGTTTGTGTCTCACTCATGAGGCAGCACGTGCTCCATGAGACGATTTCCAGGCGATAA
- a CDS encoding uncharacterized protein (EggNog:ENOG41) gives MELEIYPADISTIKFEPNPIEAENIRRFKHVAVVIPLEGSAGELRQKRILSIQEYLEGTFSKAVALCPILGGSVTYGENDGRLTALVSVPSVPARQRGDLIDIEYTLSDELVLEDINENLSGIFFPADRTPEAGVPPVLLKIAFFENLLVLGFSFYEVIFDNTLIELFLSSMVDPSWPFGSGHSTQYYSARLRFGCIMDSPDLFLFYQRSKESTALRTTSNQLVSRVIEFQLHAVLAFIRNLRKYYFHCGNNSLDAVKDNDVMAAILWAAITNARRLLGKGGSIPPKRRCGSLFGNITMPTVATASVLGVADLATTAAPYRNSYYQKYISGCGYGIRWISQAAEEIRRAIDAVNEAYVRHVMDKKQTMGIEEDLAACERRLDRSRTGTTFEDWTDFYRSGCKTTGIPFTDTRQFIRILPCADDLEEGKIILLSHFKASNTAHCQTRQLAWLCLETETMKLVREQLEAEGWIKKESMTDMTTPPE, from the exons ATGGAGTTGGAAATCTATCCTGCCGATATTTCCACCATCAAGTTTGAGCCGAACCCTATCGAGGCCGAAAATATCAGGAGGTTCAAACATGTTGCCGTTGTCATTCCATTAGAGGGTTCAGCAGGAGAGCTCAGACAGAAGCGGATTCTATCGATTCAAGAGTATCTCGAAGGAACATTTTCCAAGGCCGTAGCACTGTGCCCAATACTGGGTGGCAGCGTAACCTACGGAGAAAACGACGGACGGCTCACTGCCCTGGTTTCGGTGCCAAGCGTGCCCGCAAGGCAGCGAGGTGACCTCATCGATATCGAATATACGTTGAGCGATGAATTAGTCTTGGAGGACATAAACGAGAACTTGAGTGGAATTTTCTTTCCGGCGGACCGGACGCCAGAAGCCGGTGTACCACCGGTGTTATTGAAGATTGCATTTTTCGAGAATCTGCTGGTTCtgggattttctttttacgaAGTTATTTTTGATAACACGTTGATCgaactttttctttcctcaaTGGTCGACCCAAGCTGGCCTTTTGGGAGCGGACACAGTACACAATATTATAGTGCTCGATTGCGCTTTGGTTGTATCATGGATTCCCCAGATCTGTTCTTATTTTATCAGCGAAGCAAGGAATCCACAGCCCTGCGCACGACAAGCAATCAGCTGGTCAGTCGGGTCATTGAGTTCCAGCTGCATGCAGTTCTAGCCTTTATCCGAAATCTTCGCAAGTATTACTTCCACTGCGGCAATAATTCACTCGACGCCGTCAAAGACAACGACGTCATGGCTGCCATTCTATGGGCTGCCATCACCAACGCTCGGCGCTTGTTAGGCAAG GGGGGGTCCATCCCACCCAAACGCAGATGCGGGTCGTTATTTGGAAATATCACGATGCCTACTGTAGCCACGGCCTCGGTCTTGGGTGTCGCCGACCTGGCCACTACTGCCGCTCCTTACAGAAACAGCTACTATCAAAAATACATCTCTGGTTGCGGGTACGGCATCAGGTGGATTTCCCAGGCGGCCGAAGAAATCCGCCGCGCAATAGACGCTGTGAACGAAGCATATGTACGGCACGTGATGGACAAGAAACAGACAATGGGCATAGAAGAAGACTTGGCAGCGTGTGAACGACGCCTCGACCGGAGCAGAACTGGGACGACGTTTGAGGACTGGACCGACTTTTATCGGAGCGGCTGCAAGACTACGGGCATTCCATTTACTGATACGCGTCAGTTCATACGGATTTTGCCATGCGCGGACGATTTGGAGGAAGGCAAGATTATTCTACTATCGCACTTCAAAGCGTCGAATACCGCACATTGCCAGACTCGGCAGTTAGCTTGGCTTTGTCTTGAGACGGAGACAATGAAGCTTGTGcgggagcagctggaggccGAAGGCTGGATAAAAAAGGAGTCTATGACAGACATGACAACGCCGCCGgaatga